A section of the Streptomyces sp. SCL15-4 genome encodes:
- a CDS encoding chorismate-binding protein: protein MLHHPLALPPLARFGDRVATGLLDVTGDPAALDSTGFWAVCADFEGRLTCARFADVREEPVPAPRPGRWRGPRPGEWTSSLDRAAYTAAVRRVREHIAAGEVYQANLCRVLSAPVAPGADVDALTAVLARGNPAPYAGTIRLPEHGVEIATASPELFLRRNGRTVESGPIKGTGRTEADLLEKDYAENVMIVDLVRNDIGRVCATGSVTVPDLCAVEKHPGLVHLVSTVRGELRADAGWPELLAAAFPPGSVTGAPKSSALRIIEALETAPRGPYCGGIGWVDADRGTAELAVGIRTFWIDRAAGVLRFGSGAGITWGSDPEGEWRETELKASRLLAVASGAYEETGEVLG, encoded by the coding sequence GTGCTCCACCACCCCCTCGCGCTCCCTCCTCTGGCCCGCTTCGGCGACCGTGTCGCCACCGGTCTGCTCGACGTCACCGGCGACCCGGCCGCCCTGGACTCCACCGGCTTCTGGGCCGTGTGCGCGGACTTCGAGGGCCGGCTGACCTGCGCCCGCTTCGCCGACGTACGCGAGGAGCCGGTGCCCGCCCCGCGCCCCGGCCGGTGGCGGGGCCCGCGGCCGGGTGAGTGGACCTCCTCCCTGGACCGCGCCGCGTACACGGCGGCCGTCCGCCGCGTCCGCGAGCACATCGCGGCCGGCGAGGTCTACCAGGCCAACCTCTGCCGGGTGCTCAGCGCGCCCGTCGCCCCCGGCGCCGACGTGGACGCGCTGACCGCCGTACTGGCCCGCGGCAACCCCGCGCCGTACGCGGGCACCATCCGCCTGCCGGAGCACGGCGTGGAGATCGCCACCGCCTCGCCCGAGCTGTTCCTGCGCCGGAACGGCCGTACCGTCGAGTCGGGGCCGATCAAGGGCACCGGGCGCACCGAGGCGGACCTCCTGGAGAAGGACTACGCCGAGAACGTGATGATCGTGGACCTGGTCCGCAACGACATCGGGCGGGTGTGCGCGACCGGCAGCGTGACCGTCCCGGACCTGTGCGCGGTGGAGAAGCACCCGGGGCTCGTCCACCTCGTCTCCACCGTGCGCGGCGAACTGCGCGCGGACGCCGGCTGGCCGGAGCTGCTGGCCGCGGCCTTCCCGCCCGGCTCGGTCACCGGCGCCCCCAAGTCGAGCGCCCTGAGGATCATCGAGGCGCTGGAGACGGCACCGCGCGGACCGTACTGCGGCGGCATCGGCTGGGTGGACGCCGACCGGGGCACCGCCGAGCTGGCCGTCGGCATACGCACCTTCTGGATCGACCGCGCCGCGGGCGTCCTGCGCTTCGGCAGCGGCGCCGGCATCACCTGGGGGTCCGACCCGGAGGGGGAGTGGCGGGAGACCGAGCTGAAGGCGTCCCGGCTGCTCGCCGTGGCGTCGGGCGCGTACGAGGAGACCGGGGAGGTGCTCGGATGA
- a CDS encoding serine/threonine-protein kinase, which yields MDMAMMRLRREDPRVVGSFRLHRRLGAGGMGVVYLGSDKKGQRVALKVIRPDLAEDQEFRSRFAREVSAARRIRGGCTARLVAADLEAERPWFATQYVPGPSLHDKVAEEGALGAADTAAIGAALSEGLVAVHEAGVVHRDLKPSNILLSPKGPRIIDFGIAWATGASTLTHVGTAVGSPGFLAPEQVRGAAVTPATDVFSLGATLAYASTGDSPFGHGSSEVMLYRVVHEEPHLAGVPDALAPLIRACLAKDPEERPSTLQLSLRLKEIAAREAQGLNDVRPPHPRAAEADRPTGRLADTYPEPQRAQRRGSPGTPPPRGSAPARGGVPSRGGVSARGDVPSRGGAGVRGGGRGGAGSARPGTVRPTPAPRGGGPRSGGGRPAPRGGPGRRPAGGVRRPANPRLLRQRLFVFVVVTLLVALGIAVAQGCQGPARGLGGDGGVRWERHAQPGHAVRGVTPLTGEDVPAADRPA from the coding sequence ATGGACATGGCGATGATGCGCCTGAGGCGCGAGGACCCGCGCGTCGTCGGCTCGTTCAGGCTTCACCGACGGCTCGGCGCGGGCGGGATGGGCGTGGTCTATCTCGGCTCCGACAAGAAGGGGCAGCGGGTCGCGCTGAAGGTGATCCGGCCGGACCTGGCGGAGGATCAGGAGTTCCGGTCGCGGTTCGCGCGCGAGGTGTCCGCGGCCCGGCGGATCCGCGGCGGCTGCACGGCCCGGCTGGTCGCCGCCGACCTGGAGGCCGAGCGGCCCTGGTTCGCCACCCAGTACGTGCCCGGCCCCTCCCTGCACGACAAGGTCGCCGAGGAGGGCGCGCTCGGCGCCGCGGACACGGCGGCGATCGGCGCGGCCCTGTCCGAGGGGCTGGTCGCGGTCCACGAGGCGGGTGTCGTCCACCGGGACCTGAAGCCCTCCAACATCCTGCTGTCCCCCAAGGGCCCGCGGATCATCGACTTCGGCATCGCCTGGGCCACCGGCGCCTCCACGCTCACCCATGTGGGCACCGCGGTCGGCTCCCCCGGCTTCCTCGCCCCCGAGCAGGTGCGCGGCGCGGCGGTCACTCCGGCCACCGACGTCTTCTCGCTGGGCGCGACCCTGGCGTACGCCTCGACCGGCGACTCGCCCTTCGGGCACGGCAGTTCCGAGGTGATGTTGTACCGGGTGGTGCACGAGGAGCCGCACCTGGCGGGCGTGCCGGACGCGCTGGCTCCGCTGATCCGGGCCTGTCTGGCGAAGGACCCCGAGGAGCGGCCCAGCACGCTCCAGCTGTCGTTGCGCCTGAAGGAGATCGCCGCCCGGGAGGCGCAGGGACTGAACGACGTACGGCCGCCCCACCCGCGTGCCGCCGAGGCCGACCGGCCCACCGGACGGCTCGCCGACACCTATCCCGAGCCGCAGCGCGCCCAGCGGCGCGGCTCCCCCGGTACGCCGCCGCCGCGCGGGAGCGCTCCGGCCCGGGGCGGTGTGCCGTCCAGGGGCGGGGTCTCCGCGCGCGGGGACGTGCCGTCCCGTGGGGGCGCGGGCGTGCGTGGCGGCGGGCGCGGCGGTGCCGGCTCCGCCCGGCCGGGCACGGTACGGCCCACGCCGGCGCCTCGCGGCGGCGGCCCGCGGTCCGGCGGCGGCCGTCCGGCTCCGCGCGGCGGTCCGGGACGGCGTCCGGCGGGAGGTGTGCGGCGGCCGGCGAATCCGCGGCTGCTGCGGCAGCGGCTGTTCGTGTTCGTGGTGGTGACGCTGCTGGTGGCGCTCGGTATCGCGGTGGCCCAGGGCTGCCAGGGACCGGCGCGCGGGCTGGGCGGCGACGGCGGGGTCCGGTGGGAGCGGCACGCGCAGCCGGGCCATGCGGTGCGCGGTGTGACTCCCCTGACGGGCGAGGACGTGCCCGCGGCGGACCGGCCGGCGTAG
- the cobT gene encoding nicotinate-nucleotide--dimethylbenzimidazole phosphoribosyltransferase, protein MTDTGQVPGEGQPESAGMVEQPGVPAHGAYTYLSEAPAEDEDLLLPGAQGAWGNEVPPPAPEPVVEAVHEPGPHETAGRDTGSVDLGGVRLPDSGPASVPPSPILSAPHDPVAAPQPPRRPLHLGPPIPDASASPVRSLADRGPAGAPVRQPAPPSSGPEYLDAQPQPAPQNAVPWGAAPGTPGAAEGQEQADAQAQAQAGGPVPAPGEPQVQEPAEAHVETQGQAPVAAEVPVQREAQAPVQADVQAPAPVGAQAPAAETVGPAAPAPAEPADAAQAAMARLASQATAHSASGEIHTAPAEAPGIEGAAPDATPEDAEAVVEAVETAEPGAPAQAVRIAQAAEAAEAAAATVEVAAAAAGTAEAAATAAASGVAGAPETAATAAEATDPVVEAVQPSADAEQTEDAQLTPQATDPAQPQPAADTPEPAAPTDPAPAEAPAAVQETAQPVDPAAIQQVAQDVAPAAVPAPAEVPTAVQEVAQAAAPDMAEAPVPAPAEAPVVVQETAQPVDAAAIHQVPQEVATAAVPGPAEAPAAVQEVAQAAAPDMAEAPVPAPAEAPAAVQEMAQPVDAAAIHQVAQEVAPAEAPAPAEAPAPAETPAAVQEVAQAAAPVAGQDMAQAPVPAPADAPAAVHETAQAAAPVAGQDVPQGAAPEAPAGPAAPAVEPTAPIADPAPAQPAPAASDAVPAAQPAAPQAPEAPQPQAPVEAPEPAVLRTQGPQLAEQAPHSTEAGPEADAPVTPAAPTPEQQPQAAPAAAPEPHPDPQASAPDTAVPDTTQPLGQFVPVQGQVPTTPHLAPAPQQPATAPAAGPQGPQEQPEPVATVPAPREGEPAGADAQPAPEAVRHAEDPETGAAEQEESTAEAARARRSTGPAAPAYADAEREAVLKVMRERRDIRNGFRDDPIPHEVLLRVLEAAHTAPSVGHSQPWDFVVIRSAETRRTMHELAMRQREAYAKSLPKGRAKQFKELKIEAILDTPVNIVVTADPTRGGRHTLGRHTQPQMAPYSSALAVENLWLAARAEGLGVGWVSFFDEREMVRALGLPEHLEVVAYLCVGYVDEFPDEPELMQAGWSKRRPLSWVVHEETYGRRALPGEEPHDLLAETVAQIRPLDAKALGEAWERQKRMTKPAGALGMLEIISAQLCGLSRQCPPPIPEPAAVAIFAGDHGVHAQGVTPWPQEVTAQMVANFLGGGAVCNAFAAQVGAEVCVVDVGVAADLPATPGLLPRKIRGGTSDMTTGPAMTREEVKAAIEVGIETARDLVAAGNKALLTGEMGIANTTASAALISVFTGADPAEVTGRGTGINDETLARKTDVVRRALEFHQPDPADPIGVLAAVGGFEHAAMVGLLLGGASLRTPVILDGVSAGAAALVARAIAPEVLAACIAGHRSAEPGHVAALNKLGLRPLVDLDLRLGEGTGALLALPLVQSTARAMHEVATFDSAGVTEK, encoded by the coding sequence ATGACGGACACCGGCCAGGTCCCGGGCGAGGGGCAGCCGGAGAGCGCAGGCATGGTGGAACAGCCGGGCGTCCCCGCGCACGGCGCGTACACCTACCTGTCCGAGGCGCCCGCCGAGGACGAAGACCTGCTGCTGCCGGGTGCCCAGGGAGCGTGGGGCAACGAGGTGCCGCCACCCGCTCCGGAACCGGTGGTGGAGGCCGTCCACGAGCCGGGCCCGCACGAGACGGCCGGCCGTGACACCGGCTCGGTCGACCTCGGCGGCGTCCGCCTGCCCGACTCCGGTCCTGCGTCGGTGCCGCCGTCGCCCATCCTCTCGGCGCCGCACGACCCGGTGGCCGCGCCGCAGCCGCCGCGCCGTCCGCTGCATCTCGGCCCGCCGATCCCCGACGCCTCCGCGAGCCCGGTCCGTTCCCTCGCCGACCGCGGTCCCGCCGGAGCACCGGTACGACAGCCCGCGCCGCCGTCCTCCGGCCCCGAATACCTCGACGCCCAGCCCCAGCCGGCCCCCCAGAACGCGGTTCCCTGGGGCGCGGCGCCCGGAACTCCGGGTGCGGCCGAGGGCCAGGAGCAGGCTGACGCGCAGGCGCAGGCGCAGGCCGGGGGACCGGTTCCGGCGCCGGGTGAGCCGCAGGTACAGGAACCGGCCGAGGCACACGTCGAGACTCAGGGCCAGGCTCCGGTCGCGGCCGAGGTCCCGGTTCAGCGGGAGGCGCAGGCTCCGGTTCAGGCCGATGTCCAGGCCCCGGCTCCGGTCGGCGCGCAGGCACCGGCTGCCGAAACGGTTGGCCCGGCCGCGCCCGCCCCCGCCGAGCCGGCCGACGCGGCCCAGGCAGCGATGGCCCGCCTCGCGAGCCAGGCGACGGCCCACAGCGCGTCCGGCGAGATCCACACCGCCCCGGCGGAGGCGCCGGGCATCGAAGGTGCGGCCCCGGACGCGACTCCCGAGGATGCCGAAGCCGTCGTGGAGGCGGTGGAGACGGCGGAACCGGGTGCTCCGGCGCAGGCCGTGCGGATCGCGCAGGCCGCCGAGGCCGCGGAGGCCGCCGCGGCGACCGTCGAGGTCGCCGCCGCTGCCGCCGGGACCGCTGAGGCAGCGGCGACCGCCGCGGCGAGCGGTGTGGCGGGCGCGCCGGAGACCGCGGCGACCGCCGCCGAGGCGACCGACCCCGTGGTCGAGGCGGTACAGCCGAGCGCGGACGCCGAGCAGACCGAGGACGCGCAGCTCACCCCTCAGGCCACCGACCCCGCCCAGCCCCAGCCTGCCGCCGACACCCCGGAGCCCGCGGCGCCCACCGACCCGGCTCCCGCCGAGGCCCCGGCCGCCGTCCAGGAGACGGCGCAGCCCGTTGACCCGGCTGCGATCCAGCAGGTGGCCCAAGACGTGGCTCCGGCCGCTGTCCCGGCTCCCGCCGAGGTTCCGACCGCTGTCCAGGAGGTGGCGCAGGCCGCCGCCCCGGACATGGCTGAGGCGCCCGTCCCGGCTCCCGCCGAGGCCCCGGTCGTTGTGCAGGAGACGGCGCAGCCTGTTGACGCGGCTGCGATCCACCAGGTGCCCCAAGAGGTGGCTACGGCTGCCGTCCCGGGTCCGGCCGAGGCCCCGGCCGCTGTCCAGGAGGTGGCGCAGGCCGCCGCCCCGGACATGGCTGAGGCGCCCGTCCCGGCTCCCGCCGAGGCCCCGGCCGCTGTGCAGGAGATGGCGCAGCCGGTTGACGCGGCTGCGATCCACCAGGTGGCCCAAGAGGTGGCTCCGGCCGAGGCCCCGGCTCCGGCCGAGGCCCCGGCTCCGGCCGAGACCCCGGCCGCTGTCCAGGAGGTGGCGCAGGCCGCCGCTCCGGTCGCCGGCCAGGACATGGCTCAGGCGCCCGTCCCGGCTCCCGCCGACGCTCCGGCCGCGGTTCATGAGACGGCCCAGGCCGCCGCCCCGGTCGCCGGCCAGGACGTGCCCCAGGGCGCCGCCCCTGAAGCCCCGGCCGGCCCCGCCGCCCCGGCGGTCGAGCCCACCGCTCCGATCGCCGACCCCGCTCCGGCCCAGCCGGCCCCGGCCGCCTCCGACGCCGTACCGGCCGCCCAGCCCGCCGCGCCGCAGGCCCCCGAGGCGCCGCAGCCCCAGGCACCCGTCGAGGCACCCGAGCCGGCCGTGCTCCGGACGCAGGGACCGCAGCTCGCCGAGCAGGCCCCGCACAGCACCGAAGCCGGACCCGAGGCCGACGCCCCGGTGACCCCCGCCGCGCCCACCCCCGAGCAGCAGCCGCAAGCGGCACCGGCCGCCGCCCCCGAGCCCCACCCGGACCCGCAGGCGTCGGCGCCGGACACCGCCGTACCGGACACGACGCAGCCGCTCGGGCAGTTCGTGCCGGTGCAGGGCCAGGTGCCCACCACCCCGCACCTGGCACCCGCTCCGCAGCAGCCCGCAACGGCGCCCGCGGCCGGACCACAGGGCCCGCAGGAGCAGCCGGAGCCGGTGGCCACGGTGCCCGCGCCCCGCGAGGGCGAGCCGGCCGGGGCGGACGCGCAACCCGCTCCCGAGGCCGTACGGCACGCGGAGGACCCGGAGACCGGGGCCGCCGAGCAGGAAGAGAGCACGGCCGAGGCGGCGCGAGCACGACGGTCCACCGGCCCGGCCGCGCCCGCCTACGCCGACGCCGAGCGCGAGGCCGTCCTGAAGGTGATGCGCGAGCGCCGCGACATCCGCAACGGCTTCCGCGACGACCCCATCCCGCACGAGGTACTGCTCCGGGTCCTGGAGGCCGCGCACACCGCGCCGTCCGTGGGCCACTCGCAGCCCTGGGACTTCGTCGTCATCAGATCCGCCGAGACCCGGCGGACGATGCACGAACTGGCGATGCGGCAGCGCGAGGCCTACGCCAAATCGCTGCCGAAGGGCCGGGCCAAGCAGTTCAAGGAACTGAAGATCGAGGCCATCCTCGACACCCCGGTCAACATCGTCGTCACCGCGGACCCCACCCGCGGCGGCCGGCACACCCTCGGCCGTCACACCCAGCCGCAGATGGCGCCCTACTCCTCGGCGCTCGCGGTGGAGAACCTCTGGCTCGCCGCCCGCGCCGAAGGCCTCGGCGTCGGCTGGGTCAGCTTCTTCGACGAGCGGGAGATGGTCCGCGCGCTCGGCCTGCCCGAGCACCTGGAAGTCGTCGCCTACCTGTGTGTCGGGTACGTCGACGAGTTCCCGGACGAGCCCGAGCTGATGCAGGCCGGCTGGTCCAAGCGACGCCCCCTGTCCTGGGTGGTGCACGAGGAGACATACGGCCGCCGCGCCCTGCCCGGAGAGGAACCCCACGACCTGCTCGCCGAGACCGTCGCACAGATCCGCCCGCTCGACGCCAAGGCGCTCGGCGAGGCATGGGAGCGCCAGAAGCGCATGACCAAGCCGGCCGGCGCGCTCGGCATGCTGGAGATCATCTCCGCACAGCTGTGCGGGTTGTCCCGCCAGTGCCCGCCGCCGATCCCGGAACCCGCCGCCGTCGCGATCTTCGCCGGCGACCACGGCGTGCACGCCCAGGGCGTCACTCCCTGGCCGCAGGAGGTGACCGCCCAGATGGTGGCCAACTTCCTCGGCGGAGGAGCCGTCTGCAACGCCTTCGCCGCCCAGGTCGGCGCCGAGGTGTGCGTGGTGGACGTGGGCGTGGCCGCCGACCTGCCCGCCACGCCGGGCCTCCTGCCGCGCAAGATCCGCGGTGGTACGTCCGACATGACCACCGGCCCCGCGATGACCCGCGAGGAGGTCAAGGCGGCCATCGAGGTGGGCATCGAGACCGCCCGCGACCTGGTGGCGGCCGGCAACAAGGCGCTGCTCACCGGTGAGATGGGCATCGCCAACACCACCGCGTCCGCCGCGCTGATCTCCGTCTTCACCGGCGCCGACCCGGCCGAGGTGACCGGGCGCGGCACGGGCATCAACGACGAGACGCTGGCCCGCAAGACCGACGTCGTCCGCCGCGCGCTGGAATTCCACCAGCCGGACCCGGCCGACCCGATCGGGGTCCTCGCAGCCGTCGGCGGCTTCGAGCACGCGGCCATGGTCGGCCTGCTGCTCGGCGGCGCGTCGCTGCGCACGCCGGTGATCCTGGACGGCGTCAGCGCCGGCGCGGCGGCCCTCGTCGCCCGTGCGATCGCCCCCGAGGTCCTCGCGGCCTGCATCGCCGGCCACCGCAGCGCCGAGCCCGGCCATGTCGCGGCGCTGAACAAGCTGGGCCTGCGTCCTCTGGTCGACCTCGACCTCCGCCTCGGCGAGGGCACGGGCGCGCTGCTGGCGCTCCCGCTCGTCCAGAGCACGGCGAGGGCGATGCACGAAGTGGCCACGTTCGATTCGGCGGGCGTCACCGAGAAGTAG
- a CDS encoding RNA methyltransferase has protein sequence MADLITVEDPDDPRLSDYTGLTDVELRRRREPAEGLFIAEGEKVIRRAKEAGYEMRSMLLSAKWIDVMRDVIDELPAPVYAVSPELAERVTGYHVHRGALASMQRKPLPTAAELLRAARRVVIMESVNDHTNIGAIFRSAAALGMDAVLLSPDCADPLYRRSVKVSMGAVFSVPYARLETWPKGLDSVREAGFTLLALTPDEKAGSLDEAAPHRMDRVALMLGAEGDGLSRQALAAADEWVRIPMAHGVDSLNVGAAAAVAFYAVATGRPAS, from the coding sequence GTGGCCGATCTCATCACCGTCGAGGACCCCGACGACCCGCGCCTGAGCGACTACACGGGCCTCACCGACGTCGAACTGCGCCGTCGGCGGGAGCCCGCGGAGGGCCTGTTCATCGCCGAGGGCGAGAAGGTCATCCGCAGGGCCAAGGAGGCGGGCTACGAGATGCGGTCGATGCTGCTCTCGGCCAAGTGGATCGACGTCATGCGCGACGTCATCGACGAACTCCCGGCACCGGTGTACGCCGTCAGCCCGGAACTCGCCGAACGGGTCACCGGCTACCACGTGCACCGCGGCGCCCTCGCCTCCATGCAACGCAAGCCGCTGCCGACGGCCGCCGAGCTGCTCCGCGCCGCCCGCCGCGTGGTGATCATGGAGTCGGTGAACGACCACACCAACATCGGTGCGATCTTCCGCTCCGCGGCGGCCCTCGGCATGGACGCGGTGCTGCTGTCGCCCGACTGCGCCGACCCGCTGTACCGGCGGAGCGTCAAGGTGTCCATGGGCGCGGTGTTCTCCGTGCCGTACGCCCGGCTGGAGACCTGGCCGAAGGGGCTGGACTCGGTCCGCGAGGCCGGTTTCACGCTGCTCGCGCTCACCCCGGACGAGAAGGCCGGCAGCCTGGACGAGGCCGCTCCGCACCGCATGGACCGGGTGGCGCTCATGCTCGGCGCGGAGGGCGACGGCCTGTCCAGGCAGGCCCTAGCCGCCGCCGACGAATGGGTCCGCATCCCGATGGCCCACGGCGTCGACTCGCTCAACGTGGGCGCGGCGGCGGCGGTGGCGTTCTACGCGGTGGCGACGGGCCGCCCCGCATCCTGA
- a CDS encoding aminoglycoside phosphotransferase family protein, with product MTADPATTTTAGTPADPVISALTAQAEAAAHPHGVPAPCPCATASLATRPDATVVRHAGVVAKAHAPGTDPAALALRVARAARLPDVLLPPLAPVPAPLRDPHDRLVTLWPYGAPVDPDDPDAAPWEAVATLLARLHRAPVPTGLPPMRGPAKAARALHRLRSALRTTPHAPARPAARPVLAAWAALPAWARADAPMPGPAVLCHGDLHLGQLVRHPAPDGPWRLIDVDDLGAGVPAWDLARPAAWYACGLLPPDEWTRFLSAYRRAGGPAVPADGDPWPVLDVPARALTVQTAALAITKALAAGRPLDEVEQAVADACARMPSAPAHPPEPAPGIPD from the coding sequence TTGACCGCAGACCCGGCCACCACCACGACCGCGGGCACCCCCGCGGACCCCGTCATATCCGCCCTGACCGCCCAGGCCGAGGCGGCGGCCCACCCCCACGGCGTCCCCGCCCCCTGCCCCTGCGCGACCGCCTCGCTCGCCACCCGTCCCGACGCCACCGTCGTCCGCCACGCCGGTGTCGTGGCCAAGGCCCACGCTCCCGGCACCGACCCCGCCGCGCTGGCCCTCCGCGTCGCCAGGGCCGCCCGGCTCCCGGACGTGCTGCTGCCGCCCCTCGCCCCCGTCCCGGCCCCGCTGCGCGACCCGCACGACCGCCTGGTCACCCTCTGGCCGTACGGCGCCCCCGTCGACCCGGACGACCCGGACGCGGCCCCCTGGGAGGCCGTGGCCACCCTGCTGGCCCGGCTGCACCGCGCCCCCGTACCCACCGGCCTGCCCCCGATGCGCGGCCCCGCCAAAGCCGCCCGCGCCCTCCACCGGCTCCGCTCGGCCCTGCGCACCACGCCCCACGCGCCCGCCCGCCCCGCCGCCCGCCCGGTCCTCGCCGCCTGGGCCGCCCTGCCCGCCTGGGCCCGGGCCGACGCCCCGATGCCCGGCCCGGCGGTCCTCTGCCACGGCGATCTGCACCTCGGCCAGCTCGTCCGGCATCCCGCCCCGGACGGCCCGTGGCGGCTCATCGACGTGGACGACCTCGGCGCCGGCGTCCCCGCCTGGGACCTCGCCCGCCCCGCCGCCTGGTACGCCTGCGGACTCCTCCCGCCCGACGAGTGGACCCGCTTCCTGAGCGCCTACCGGCGCGCCGGCGGCCCGGCCGTGCCCGCGGACGGCGACCCCTGGCCCGTCCTGGACGTCCCGGCCCGCGCGCTCACCGTGCAGACGGCCGCCCTGGCGATCACCAAGGCGCTCGCCGCCGGCCGCCCGCTGGACGAGGTGGAGCAGGCCGTGGCGGACGCCTGCGCGCGCATGCCGTCCGCCCCCGCACACCCTCCCGAGCCGGCGCCGGGAATCCCGGACTAG
- the cobA gene encoding uroporphyrinogen-III C-methyltransferase: MAEHPAYPVGLRLSGRRVVVLGGGTVAQRRLPALIAAGADITVVSPEATPSVEAMAEAGEIAWERRAYAEGDLADAWYALIATSDPDANTRASAEAERHRVWCVRSDDADQATAWTPATGHSEGVTVAVLTTHARGRDPRHTAAIRDAVVEGLRDGTLVAPHHRTRSAGVALVGGGPGDPDLITVRGRRLLAEADVVIADRLGPRDLLAELPPHVEVIDAAKIPYGRYMAQEAINNALIEHAKQGKAVVRLKGGDPFVFGRGMEEVQALAEAGIPCTVVPGISSSISVPGAAGVPVTHRGVAHEFTVVSGHVAPDDERSLVDWPSLAKLTGTLVILMGVDKIGKIAETLVAHGKPPTTPVALVQEGTTAAQRRVDATLATVAETVRAEDVRPPAVIVVGEVVRVGPEPVA; encoded by the coding sequence ATGGCCGAACACCCCGCCTATCCCGTAGGCCTCCGCCTCTCCGGCCGCCGCGTGGTCGTCCTCGGCGGCGGCACCGTGGCCCAGCGCCGCCTGCCGGCCCTGATCGCGGCCGGCGCGGACATCACCGTCGTATCCCCGGAGGCGACCCCCTCGGTCGAGGCCATGGCCGAGGCGGGCGAGATCGCCTGGGAGCGGCGGGCCTACGCCGAGGGCGACCTCGCCGACGCCTGGTACGCCCTCATCGCCACCAGCGACCCCGACGCCAACACCCGCGCCTCCGCCGAGGCCGAGCGGCACCGCGTCTGGTGCGTCCGCTCCGACGACGCCGACCAGGCCACGGCGTGGACCCCGGCGACCGGCCACAGCGAGGGCGTCACCGTCGCCGTGCTCACCACGCACGCGCGAGGCCGCGACCCGCGCCACACCGCGGCCATCCGCGACGCGGTCGTGGAGGGCCTGCGCGACGGCACCCTCGTCGCCCCGCACCACCGCACCCGCAGCGCCGGCGTGGCCCTGGTGGGCGGCGGCCCCGGCGACCCCGACCTGATCACCGTCCGCGGCCGGCGCCTGCTCGCCGAGGCGGACGTCGTCATCGCCGACCGGCTGGGCCCGCGCGATCTGCTCGCCGAGCTGCCGCCGCACGTCGAGGTGATCGACGCGGCCAAGATCCCCTACGGCCGTTACATGGCCCAGGAGGCCATCAACAACGCGCTGATCGAGCACGCCAAGCAGGGCAAGGCGGTGGTCCGGCTCAAGGGCGGCGACCCGTTCGTCTTCGGCCGGGGCATGGAGGAGGTCCAGGCGCTCGCCGAGGCCGGCATACCGTGCACGGTGGTCCCCGGCATCTCCAGCTCCATCTCGGTGCCGGGCGCGGCCGGCGTCCCGGTCACGCACCGGGGGGTCGCGCACGAGTTCACCGTGGTCAGCGGGCATGTGGCGCCCGACGACGAGCGCTCCCTGGTCGACTGGCCCTCGCTGGCGAAGCTCACGGGCACCCTGGTGATCCTGATGGGCGTCGACAAGATCGGGAAGATCGCCGAGACGCTCGTCGCGCACGGCAAGCCGCCGACGACGCCGGTGGCCCTGGTCCAGGAGGGCACGACGGCCGCCCAGCGCAGGGTGGACGCCACCCTGGCCACGGTCGCCGAGACGGTCCGGGCCGAGGACGTGAGGCCCCCGGCCGTCATCGTCGTCGGCGAGGTCGTACGGGTCGGCCCGGAACCCGTCGCCTGA
- a CDS encoding zf-TFIIB domain-containing protein, with product MQCPKCHAPMHTYNRNGVQIEQCSGCRGIFLDYGELEALTRLEAQWSQPAPPPPPAPQAYPAAPPAPAWGAPHGGHHGDHGHYGHQRHKSFGRMLFSS from the coding sequence ATGCAGTGTCCGAAGTGCCATGCGCCGATGCACACCTACAACCGCAACGGCGTCCAGATCGAGCAGTGCAGCGGCTGTCGCGGCATATTCCTCGACTACGGCGAGCTGGAGGCGCTGACCCGTCTGGAGGCCCAGTGGTCGCAGCCGGCCCCGCCCCCGCCGCCCGCCCCGCAGGCCTACCCGGCGGCCCCGCCCGCGCCCGCCTGGGGAGCCCCGCACGGCGGCCACCACGGCGACCACGGTCACTACGGCCACCAGCGCCACAAGAGTTTCGGCCGCATGCTGTTCTCCAGCTGA